From Leishmania mexicana MHOM/GT/2001/U1103 complete genome, chromosome 9, a single genomic window includes:
- a CDS encoding kinetoplast-associated protein-like protein encodes MAGLGAGEAAAASPGLTVGAIVAYECFLDETAGSASWRVGSILALPSSPSSAGDDTVEGGAARTAGRSTNSMNDPKFLKSTPQNASRVDGSAPDDKERSAAVVATPPLVPASACQTVLIQPWISLASTAGAHGDAGHASPSGGPHSPSPSPEQHGVARAVRLAEINAMQRELEEIEHFARGEGAGDAGVYPTTAASRRCTSAACGGEDDGNDRRLAGELLHAYTRVLGFRTESRGHSHLRADDLHRGSEESATAVVVDSDDDDGINPELTRQIEHKLAEFRKRASNMLSGMQTARRNERDLQAAQKRVQVSLEDAKRQLREAQKKVQRIDKRHLHEIQGYRLPPVVVKHVMDAVLCVLGETAKNWTDVVTAMRSPSFISNVGSLHHGQLALADVQELKKNFISNPRFSYADVLKGSHALGQFHEWVIRQLQLMEAGSAHAEFMREKEESNQELAIAREKMEAEAAELRHLEEELEALMREQTRQLQERRSGTLTPCPTGVEGLSQRPSSPLTNVLLPASGSQGAATTSPQRTRRPSTHAASGAESPMSTSVQLRAAVADSVEAMASSNGAPAIGGDAQRRSSTSVTAISVPSGSASAPHTAADAAAAMADGAMKMTMGGVAAASHPPTAVLLTQQQQQVPVMVPPGTQWICPHPCALQSRTYVLRSSILCVLGHQQERTGEKPGETSPDNGTATPARDMFELTTAQQQFVAEALHGPARALPPLSPSSATAGSARSSHATIVTQHTKAFTEKEWETVVRDSPDELCRAFMEDVAMICHVPSRAVTDVAWVLRGLHVQCAVCHPSTDSSKAVQAALEKEAYPTVMALYAQRQRVPDSLDDESTRQLHQAMRLASMEDEIRAAQQPEAEARRETESLRDAFEREKQAFMEKMAVAQTSSQAGTHDDVRADLTLQEALEERTAQLGHVQASLAETQAKAKRAEDQLATAQAHLVSAEKRAAKVKADAEAARTAADLAAIQAEKTLEDLGSQLRAAHAAFEGERTRHQTELDEAQAAAAARETRLRQQLDAMKHRLADAQPREEPMEKEEKTQQDFTAAADARRAAEHAAQVAELERKLREASSAQAALQAEHRHLREELERAQAQATEKEKTRLRLLENMESVRKQMEYPQQHGARRAAIPVEHYRKNGFERAHVRAAEADAALVEALRAQLTATEVATNFCRAELEAQKSAEAAARERQAVRHAAVTAIREKIEDLAESVTIAADRPRQPPQQLASEKERFIGELIAQLGEVEDEKAEINTATARAQRSFATMQREVSDAQGRAAQLEEARRTACKELQAMTATVSAEDAGNSVTDAELVHSGSMQDHQEALVDISERVLAASAALTSASDALATYQQQRAVEPKQEEAFIANVFFESDGRYRRPNREGAELAAQIMGEVYDAATGTFLSRHQWAWMHVCLGVLLLFSFTTLQYKKYDV; translated from the coding sequence ATGGCAGGCCTGGGGGCGGgtgaagccgcagcagcctccCCGGGGCTGACGGTGGGCGCCATTGTCGCCTACGAATGCTTCCTCGACGAAACAGCAGGGTCAGCATCGTGGCGGGTGGGGTCCATTCTGgcgctcccctcctccccgtcctcCGCCGGTGACGACACCGTGGAAGGGGGCGCCGCTCGGACCGCGGGAAGAAGCACCAACTCCATGAATGACCCAAAGTTCCTGAAGTCCACGCCGCAGAATGCAAGccgcgtcgacggcagcgctccGGATGATAAGGAGAGAAGTGCTGCGGTTGTGGCCACCccgccgctggtgccggCATCTGCGTGCCAGACGGTGCTGATCCAGCCATGGATCTCGCTGGCGTCGACGGCTGGTGCACACGGAGACGCTGGGCACGCCAGTCCGTCAGGTGGCCCCcacagcccctccccctcacccgagcagcacggcgtcgcgcggGCCGTTCGCCTGGCCGAGATCAACGCCATGCAGAGGGAGCTCGAAGAAATCGAGCACTTCGCACGGGGTGAAGGCGCCGGTGACGCTGGCGTCTAccccaccacagcagcgagccgccgctgcacgagcgccgcctgcggcggcgaggacgacggaAACGACAGACGACTTGCCGGGGAGCTCTTGCATGCGTACACGCGCGTGCTGGGCTTCAGGACCGAGTCCAGAGGGCACAGCCACCTCCGCGCCGACGACctgcaccgcggcagcgaggagagtgccaccgccgtggtcgtcgacagcgacgacgacgatggcatAAACCCAGAGTTGACCCGGCAGATAGAGCACAAGCTCGCCGAGTTCCGCAAGCGTGCCTCGAATATGCTTAGCGGTATGCAGACGGCGCGTCGGAACGAGCGCGATCTGCAAGCGGCCCAGAAGCGGGTGCAGGTGTCCCTCGAAGACgcgaagcggcagctgcgcgaggcgcagAAGAAGGTGCAACGCATCGATAAACGGCACCTGCACGAAATTCAAGGCTACCGACTGCcaccggtggtggtgaagcaTGTGATGGATGCCGTGCTCTGCGTGCTCGGCGAGACGGCGAAGAACTGGACCGACGTGGTCACGGCTATGCGCAGTCCGTCCTTTATATCGAACGTCGGGTCCCTCCACCACGGGCAGCTCGCGCTGGCAGATGTGCAGGAGCTGAAGAAGAATTTTATATCGAACCCGCGCTTCTCTTACGCCGATGTGCTCAAAGGCAGCCACGCCCTTGGCCAGTTCCACGAGTGGGTGATACGGCAGCTACAGCTGATGGAGGCGGGAAGTGCCCATGCAGAGTTcatgagggagaaggaggagagcaacCAGGAGCTCGCCATCGCCCGCGAAaagatggaggcggaggcagcggagctgcggcatctcgaggaggagctcgagGCCCTCATGCGCGAGCAGACGCgtcagctgcaggagcggcgcTCCGGCACACTCACCCCGTGCCCTACGGGCGTCGAGGGATTGTCTCAGCGTCCTTCGTCACCTCTCACAAACGTCCTCCTGCCAGCGTCCGGGTCGCAgggagcggcgacgacgagtcCGCAGCGTACCCGCCGACCATCGacgcacgccgccagcggtgcgGAGTCGCCCATGTCGACATCGGTAcagctgcgcgcggcggtggctgacTCTGTGGAGGCAATGGCGAGCAGCAACGGGGCCCCGGCAATCGGTGGtgacgcgcagcggcggtcgaGCACCTCGGTCACTGCCATCTCCGTGCCCTCTGGAAGCGCCTcagcgccgcacaccgcagccgacgcagctgctgcgatggCAGACGGCGCCATGAAGATGACGATGGGCGGCGTGGCCGCTGCGAGTCACCCTCctacggcggtgctgctcacccagcagcagcagcaggtccCGGTGATGGTGCCTCCGGGTACTCAGTGGATATGCCCGCACCCATGCGCTCTGCAGAGCCGCACCTACGTTcttcgcagcagcatcctGTGTGTCTTGGGTCATCAGCAGGAGCGCACGGGCGAGAAGCCTGGTGAGACCTCCCCTGACAACGGAACGGCAACACCGGCACGGGACATGTTCGAACtcacgacggcgcagcagcagtttgTTGCGGAAGCCCTTCATGGCCCTGCGCGggccctgccgccgctgtcgccgtcatcCGCGACAGCGGGAAGCGCACGCTCCTCGCACGCCACCATTGTCACACAGCATACAAAAGCCTTCACGGAGAAGGAATGGGAGACGGTGGTGAGGGACTCACCTGACGAGCTGTGCCGAGCCTTTATGGAGGATGTGGCCATGATCTGCCACGTGCCAAGCCGCGCTGTGACAGACGTCGCGTGGGTGCTCCGGGGCCTGCATGTGCAGTGCGCCGTATGCCACCCCTCCACTGACAGCAGCAAGGCCGTGCAAGCCGCCCTTGAGAAGGAGGCGTACCCGACGGTCATGGCGCTgtacgcgcagcggcagcgtgtaCCTGACTCGTTGGACGACGAAAGCACACGTCAGCTGCATCAGGCGATGCGTCTGGCGTCGATGGAAGACGAGATccgggcggcgcagcagccggaggcggaggcccgCCGCGAGACTGAGTCGCTGCGCGATGCCTTCGAGAGGGAAAAGCAGGCGTTCATGGAGAAAATGGCAGTGGCGCAGACGTCGAGTCAGGCGGGCACTCACGACGACGTCCGCGCGGACCTGACCCTCCAGGAGGCGCTCGAGGAGCGCACGGCTCAGCTCGGACACGTCCAGGCGTCGCTGGCAGAGACGCAAGCGAAGGCCAAACGCGCGGAGGACCAACTCGCGACTGCGCAGGCTCATCTGGTCTCGGCAGAAAAGCGGGCAGCGAAGGTGAAGGCCGATGCCGAAGCAGCCCGCACAGCGGCAGACCTGGCGGCGATACAGGCGGAGAAGACCTTGGAAGATCTCGGGAGTCAGCTGCGCGCTGCCCACGCAGCCTTTGAGGGAGAACGGACAAGACACCAGACGGAGCTCGACGAGGCAcaagccgcggcggcagcgcgcgagACGCGGCTTCGGCAGCAATTAGACGCCATGAAGCATCGGCTGGCcgatgcgcagccgcgcgaGGAGCCCATGGAGAAAGAAGAGAAGACCCAACAAGAtttcacggcggcggcagatgcgAGGCGAGCGGCGGAGCACGCAGCTCAagtggcggagctggagcggaAGCTGAGGGAGGCATCGTCAGCACAGGCAGCTCTTCAGGCAGAGCACAGGCACCTTcgcgaggagctggagagggcTCAAGCGCAGGCAACGGAGAAAGAGAAGACACGCCTTCGACTGCTAGAAAACATGGAATCCGTGCGGAAGCAGATGGAGTATCCGCAACAGCACGGCGCCAGACGTGCTGCGATCCCTGTGGAGCACTACAGGAAGAACGGTTTTGAGCGCGCCCACGTGCGTGCGGccgaggcggatgctgccCTTGTAGAGGCCTTGCGCGCGCAGCTGACCGCAACCGAGGTGGCCACAAACTTCTGCAGGGCAGAGCTGGAGGCCCAGAagtcggcggaggcggctgcccGAGAGCGGCAAGCGGTGCGGCATGCGGCAGTCACAGCCATACGGGAAAAGATCGAGGATCTTGCGGAGAGTGTTACCATCGCGGCCGATCGGCCGCGCCAGCCCCCTCAGCAACTCGCctcggagaaggagaggtTCATTGGTGAGCTCATCGCACAGCTTGGAGAGGTAGAGGATGAGAAGGCGGAGATCAACACCGCAACTGCTCGCGCCCAGCGCTCGTTCGCCACGATGCAGCGGGAAGTATCGGATGCCCAGggacgcgcagcgcagctggaggaagCGCGGCGGACTGCATGCAAGGAGCTACAAGCAATGACGGCAACGGTTTCTGCTGAGGACGCCGGCAACTCTGTCACGGATGCGGAGCTGGTGCACAGTGGCAGCATGCAAGACCATCAAGAGGCGCTTGTGGACATCAGCGAGCGTGTGCTtgctgcgtcggcggcgttgACGAGCGCCAGCGACGCCCTTGCGACataccagcagcagcgtgctgTGGAACcgaagcaggaggaggcgtttATCGCCAACGTATTCTTCGAGAGTGACGGCCGCTACCGCCGTCCCAACCGCGAGGGCGCtgagctggcggcgcagatAATGGGCGAAGTGTACGACGCTGCCACCGGCACCTTCCTTAGCCGGCACCAGTGGGCTTGGATGCATGTCTGTCTTGGTGTGCTGCTACTTTTCTCCTTCACGACGCTCCAGTACAAGAAATACGATGTGTGA
- a CDS encoding DEAD/DEAH box helicase-like protein has protein sequence MAGASTRLPTVGCSCSVATLARSLTCVRSSNTRITGSSSGRIVSSSLPWSQHRCQVRTLIVPRQLKAYGGTFSQSIGERVDHAASHQVLQSLSPSRAAQSPLLAKPVKTKMVDNFSDMLVTPALQAALADMGVSTPSPIQQTAIEAVLQRKNTVIAAPHGEGKTLAYLLPLYQNMEKDRDVYKIPLRERRPRMILLAPTKELVEQLQTVCARLDAATGLTSVCFTSRKRSKYHLSRLLTNTMADVLVMDPKLILRLLRTRRLFIEDLRYFAVDEADAMMSSLHDHDAVQLLMKVQKRNQFKYLWPVQTQYVFVTAYMTRKLEYIVGRKISDPVTCMFRQQMHRPQARLRHRFYAIRREPEKFTVLMHLLRKNGHVPLPIDTDVAEVDVHTNPRKLSGSLAEWHEAVRRCAWKEHQEQAKNSGSGEAVTDDVVDVDEVAVGTPQEGPASVPSARLSATENAAPDDDYDHDSYARYTLERVRPLHWEHLTTVAAPFTCPIRRTVFAEGRRTIVFFRNIDATTAVFHQLRSAGFAVSLLHASLPYKVRKEMYADFASGRTNVLCATDLAARGLDLHVDMVINFDVPTNALAYLSRSGRTARMGREGQVLNLYNKHQGVIVSAIKAFLKDSLPMEGLTNRKADMMQPRYAEWRTHKINALARSYVSLITRKTIPAHLERTYVHHNATWRPVFHPQKTGIHGGVAPRQQQKLMDRVREQAVWFRRGQLARRKGGRAKFGSRTMKHGVWNDIGGVASREVVNEAQNPSPAGPNFGPPSGPPQ, from the coding sequence ATGGCGGGGGCATCGACGCGGCTTCCCACCGTTGGATGCAGCTGCTCGGTTGCCaccctcgcgcgctctctcaCTTGTGTGCGGAGCTCCAACACGCGAATTActggaagcagcagcggccgcatcGTTTCGTCATCCCTGCCGTGGTCGCAGCACCGGTGTCAAGTGCGCACCTTGATTGTGCCACGTCAGCTGAAGGCGTACGGCGGCACCTTCAGCCAATCGATTGGCGAGCGCGTCGACCACGCTGCGAGCCATCAGGTGCTGCAGAGCCTCTCCCCATCGCGCGCCGCGCAGTCGCCGCTCCTCGCCAAGCCCGTAAAGACAAAGATGGTGGACAACTTTTCCGACATGCTGGTCACtccggcgctgcaggcagcGCTCGCTGACATGGGTGTCTCCACGCCATCGCCGATCCAGCAGACCGCCATCgaggccgtgctgcagcgcaagaacaccgtcatcgccgccccGCATGGGGAAGGCAAGACTCTGGCCTACCTGCTGCCCCTCTACCAGAACATGGAGAAGGACCGAGACGTGTACAAGATCCCGCTGCGTGAGCGCCGCCCTCGCATGATCTTGCTTGCGCCGACGAAGGAGttggtggagcagctgcagacagtgtgcgcgcgcctggATGCCGCGACGGGCCTGACCTCGGTGTGCTTCACGTCCCGCAAGCGCTCCAAGTACCACCTGTCGAGGCTGCTGACGAACACCATGGCGGACGTACTAGTCATGGACCCGAAGCTCATCCTACGACTCCTACGCACGCGTCGCCTCTTCATCGAAGACCTGCGCTACTTCGCCGTAGACGAGGCGGATGCGATGATGAGCTCTCTGCACGATCACGacgctgtgcagctgctcatGAAGGTGCAGAAGCGAAACCAGTTCAAGTACCTCTGGCCTGTGCAGACTCAGTACGTCTTCGTCACCGCCTACATGACGCGCAAGCTGGAGTACATCGTCGGCCGCAAGATCAGCGATCCCGTGACGTGCATGTTCCGGCAGCAGATGCACCGCCCAcaggcgcggctgcgtcaTCGCTTCTACGCGATTCGCCGTGAGCCGGAGAAGTTCACGGTGCTGATGCACCTTCTTCGCAAGAACGGGCATGTGCCGCTCCCGATAGACACAGACGTTGCCGAGGTGGACGTGCACACGAACCCACGCAAGCTCTCTGGGTCGCTGGCCGAATGGCATGAAGCGGTGCGGCGATGCGCGTGGAAAGAGCACCAGGAGCAGGCAAAGAACTCTGGCAGCGGTGAGGCCGTCACCGATGACGTCGTGGACGTCGATGAGGTTGCGGTAGGGACCCCGCAAGAAGGGCCCGCATCCGTGCCTTCGGCgcgcctctccgccacgGAAAACGCAGCGCCAGACGATGACTACGACCACGACTCGTACGCGCGCTACACCCTCGAGCGCGTGCGTCCGCTTCACTGGGAACACCTGACCACAGTCGCGGCGCCCTTCACATGCCCCATTCGCCGCACCGTCTTCGCCGAGGGTCGCCGCACCATCGTTTTCTTCCGAAACATAGACGCGACGACGGCCGTGTTTCACcagctgcgcagcgctggctttgctgtgtcgctgctgcacgcctcACTGCCCTACAAGGTGCGCAAGGAGATGTACGCGGACTTCGCCTCTGGTCGCACGAACGTGCTCTGTGCAACGGACCTTGCCGCGCGGGGGCTGGACCTCCACGTCGACATGGTCATCAACTTCGACGTGCCGACGAACGCGCTCGCGTACCTCAGCCGCAGCGGGCGCACGGCGCGCATggggcgagaggggcaggTGCTGAACCTCTACAACAAGCACCAGGGCGTCATTGTATCCGCCATCAAGGCGTTCCTGAAGGACAGCCTGCCGATGGAGGGGCTCACGAATCGCAAGGCCGACATGATGCAGCCGCGCTACGCCGAGTGGCGCACCCATAAAATCAACGCTCTGGCCCGCTCGTACGTCTCCCTCATCACGCGCAAGACCATCCCTGCCCATCTGGAGCGCACGTACGTGCACCACAACGCGACATGGCGGCCGGTCTTTCATCCACAGAAGACCGGCATCCATGGCGGTGtcgcgccgcggcagcagcagaagctgATGGACCGCGTAAGGGAACAGGCCGTGTGGTTCCGACGCGGTCAGCTGGCGCGGCGCAAGGGTGGCCGCGCCAAGttcggcagccgcaccatGAAGCACGGCGTGTGGAACGATAtcggcggcgtcgcgtcGCGGGAAGTCGTGAATGAAGCGCAGAACCCGTCACCAGCGGGGCCGAACTTTGGGCCGCCAAGTGGTCCTCCGCAGtaa